A region from the Benincasa hispida cultivar B227 chromosome 8, ASM972705v1, whole genome shotgun sequence genome encodes:
- the LOC120083591 gene encoding iron-sulfur assembly protein IscA-like 2, mitochondrial isoform X1 → MEAVNQILRYLKSSLDENQISRGVNKEMVPRFLIQRLTPYFAARIRENQRLLSSSVLAHQETSSSLITPSVGIDTIHMTDNCIRRMKELQEPMEEKMLRLSVETGGCSGFQYVFNLDEKTNPDDRVCEKQGVKLVVDNISYDFVKGATIDYVEELIRSAFVVTTNPSAVGGCSCKSSFMVKQ, encoded by the exons ATGGAAGCTGTGAATCAAATtctgagatatttgaaaagCTCACTAG atgagaatcaaatttcaAGAGGAGTGAATAAAGAGATGGTCCCCAGATTTCTAATTCAGCGTCTAACACCATACTTCGCAGCACGTATTCGAGAGAACCAAAGGCTTCTTAGCTCTTCTGTTTTAGCTCATCAAGAAACCTCTTCTTCGTTGATAACTCCATCTGTGGGCATTGATACCATCCACATGACAGATAATTGCATTCGG AGAATGAAGGAATTGCAAGAACCTATGGAAGAAAAGATGCTTCGTTTGAGTGTAGAAACTGGGGGATGTTCTGGATTTCAATATGTTTTCAATTTGGATGAGAAAACCAATCCAGATGACAG GGTGTGTGAGAAGCAAGGAGTTAAATTGGTAGTTGATAATATCTCATATGATTTTGTAAAAGGAGCAACAATTGATTATGTTGAAGAGCTGATTCGTTCGGCTTTCGTT GTGACCACAAATCCAAGTGCTGTTGGTGGCTGTAGTTGTAAAAGTTCTTTCATGGTGAAACAATAA
- the LOC120083591 gene encoding iron-sulfur assembly protein IscA-like 2, mitochondrial isoform X2, which yields MVPRFLIQRLTPYFAARIRENQRLLSSSVLAHQETSSSLITPSVGIDTIHMTDNCIRRMKELQEPMEEKMLRLSVETGGCSGFQYVFNLDEKTNPDDRVCEKQGVKLVVDNISYDFVKGATIDYVEELIRSAFVVTTNPSAVGGCSCKSSFMVKQ from the exons ATGGTCCCCAGATTTCTAATTCAGCGTCTAACACCATACTTCGCAGCACGTATTCGAGAGAACCAAAGGCTTCTTAGCTCTTCTGTTTTAGCTCATCAAGAAACCTCTTCTTCGTTGATAACTCCATCTGTGGGCATTGATACCATCCACATGACAGATAATTGCATTCGG AGAATGAAGGAATTGCAAGAACCTATGGAAGAAAAGATGCTTCGTTTGAGTGTAGAAACTGGGGGATGTTCTGGATTTCAATATGTTTTCAATTTGGATGAGAAAACCAATCCAGATGACAG GGTGTGTGAGAAGCAAGGAGTTAAATTGGTAGTTGATAATATCTCATATGATTTTGTAAAAGGAGCAACAATTGATTATGTTGAAGAGCTGATTCGTTCGGCTTTCGTT GTGACCACAAATCCAAGTGCTGTTGGTGGCTGTAGTTGTAAAAGTTCTTTCATGGTGAAACAATAA